From Pseudarthrobacter equi, a single genomic window includes:
- a CDS encoding ATP-dependent Clp protease ATP-binding subunit, giving the protein MFERFTDRARRVVVLAQEEARMLNHNYIGTEHILLGLIHEGEGVAAKALESLSISLDGVREQVQEIIGQGQQAPSGHIPFTPRAKKVLELSLREALQLGHNYIGTEHILLGLIREGEGVAAQVLVKLGADLNRVRQQVIQLLSGYQGKETTGAGVGGGQPEGAPAGSVVLDQFGRNLTQAARENKLDPVIGREQEMERVMQVLSRRTKNNPVLIGEPGVGKTAVVEGLAQAIVRGDVPETIKDKQLYTLDLGSLVAGSRYRGDFEERLKKVLKEIRTRGDIILFIDEIHTLVGAGAAEGAIDAASILKPMLARGELQTIGATTLDEYRKHIEKDAALERRFQPIQVKEPSVAHAIEILKGLRDRYEAHHRVTITDGALASAASLAERYISDRFLPDKAIDLIDEAGARLRIRRMTAPPELKAMDERIAKLKMEKESAIDAQDFEGAAALRDKEQKMISERSEKERHWKSGGMDDISEVDEDLIAEVLANSTGIPVFKLTEEESSRLLKMEDELHKRVVGQDEAIKALSQAIRRTRAGLKDPKRPGGSFIFAGPTGVGKTELAKALAEFLFGEEDALITLDMSEYSEKHTVSRLFGAPPGYVGYEEGGQLTEKVRRRPFSVVLFDEVEKAHADLFNSLLQILEDGRLTDSQGRVVDFKNTVIIMTTNLGTRDISKSVATGFQSGTDTQTGYNRMRARVTEELKQHFRPEFLNRVDDVVVFPQLTQDEIIEIVDLFVNRLEKRLKDKDMGIELTTAAKVLLATRGYDPAMGARPLRRTIQREIEDQLSEKILFGEIHPGDIVVVDVEGEGDDAKFTFAGNAKPRIPEIAPSV; this is encoded by the coding sequence AACCACAATTACATCGGTACCGAACACATCCTTCTGGGTCTAATCCATGAAGGTGAAGGCGTTGCCGCCAAAGCTCTTGAGTCTTTGAGCATTTCGCTCGACGGCGTTCGCGAGCAGGTGCAGGAGATCATCGGCCAGGGCCAGCAGGCTCCCTCCGGTCACATCCCCTTCACCCCCCGCGCCAAGAAGGTACTGGAGCTCTCGCTGCGCGAGGCCCTCCAGTTGGGCCACAACTACATCGGCACCGAGCACATCCTGCTCGGCCTGATCCGCGAGGGTGAGGGCGTAGCCGCCCAGGTCCTGGTGAAGCTGGGCGCCGATCTCAACCGTGTCCGCCAGCAGGTCATCCAGCTCCTCTCCGGCTACCAGGGCAAGGAAACCACCGGCGCAGGCGTCGGCGGCGGCCAGCCCGAAGGCGCCCCTGCAGGTTCCGTGGTCCTCGACCAGTTCGGCCGCAACCTCACCCAGGCTGCGCGCGAGAACAAGCTGGACCCCGTCATCGGGCGCGAGCAGGAGATGGAACGCGTCATGCAGGTCCTCTCCCGCCGTACCAAGAACAACCCGGTGCTCATCGGCGAACCCGGCGTCGGCAAGACGGCCGTCGTCGAGGGCCTCGCCCAGGCGATCGTCCGCGGCGACGTCCCGGAGACCATCAAGGACAAGCAGCTCTACACCCTGGACCTCGGTTCACTGGTGGCTGGCTCCCGCTACCGCGGTGACTTCGAAGAGCGCCTGAAGAAGGTCCTCAAGGAGATCCGCACCCGTGGCGACATCATCCTGTTCATCGATGAGATCCACACCCTGGTGGGTGCCGGTGCCGCCGAAGGCGCCATCGATGCAGCCTCGATCCTGAAGCCCATGCTGGCCCGCGGCGAGCTGCAGACCATCGGTGCCACCACGCTGGACGAGTACCGCAAGCACATCGAGAAGGACGCCGCCCTGGAGCGCCGCTTCCAGCCGATCCAGGTCAAGGAACCCTCCGTGGCGCACGCCATTGAGATCCTTAAGGGCCTGCGTGACCGCTACGAGGCACACCACCGCGTCACCATCACCGACGGCGCTCTGGCCTCCGCGGCCAGCCTCGCCGAGCGCTACATTTCGGACCGCTTCCTGCCGGACAAGGCCATCGACCTGATCGACGAGGCCGGCGCCCGCCTGCGCATCCGCCGCATGACCGCTCCGCCGGAGCTCAAGGCCATGGACGAGCGCATCGCCAAGCTGAAGATGGAGAAGGAATCCGCCATCGACGCCCAGGACTTCGAAGGCGCCGCAGCGCTCCGCGACAAGGAGCAGAAGATGATCTCCGAGCGGTCGGAGAAGGAACGCCACTGGAAGTCCGGCGGCATGGACGACATCTCCGAGGTGGATGAGGATCTCATCGCCGAGGTGCTGGCCAACTCCACCGGCATCCCCGTCTTCAAGCTGACCGAGGAAGAGTCCTCGCGCCTGCTCAAGATGGAAGACGAACTGCACAAGCGCGTCGTTGGCCAGGACGAGGCCATCAAGGCACTGTCCCAGGCCATCCGCCGCACCCGTGCAGGGCTCAAGGACCCCAAGCGTCCCGGTGGCTCGTTCATCTTCGCCGGCCCCACCGGCGTCGGCAAGACCGAACTGGCCAAGGCACTCGCGGAGTTCCTGTTCGGTGAAGAGGACGCCCTCATCACCCTGGACATGTCCGAGTACTCCGAGAAGCACACCGTTTCGCGGCTCTTCGGTGCCCCTCCGGGCTACGTGGGCTACGAAGAGGGTGGCCAGCTGACCGAGAAGGTCCGGCGCCGTCCGTTCTCCGTGGTGCTGTTCGACGAAGTTGAAAAGGCCCACGCGGACCTCTTCAACTCGCTGCTGCAGATCCTGGAAGACGGCCGCCTGACCGACTCCCAGGGCCGCGTGGTGGACTTCAAGAACACCGTGATCATCATGACCACCAACCTCGGTACCCGGGACATCTCCAAGAGCGTCGCCACCGGCTTCCAGTCCGGGACCGACACGCAGACCGGCTACAACCGCATGCGTGCCCGCGTTACGGAGGAACTCAAGCAGCACTTCCGCCCCGAGTTCCTGAACCGTGTTGACGACGTCGTGGTGTTCCCGCAGCTGACGCAGGACGAGATCATCGAGATCGTGGACCTGTTCGTGAACCGCCTCGAGAAGCGGCTCAAGGACAAGGACATGGGCATCGAGCTGACCACGGCCGCCAAGGTACTCTTGGCCACCCGCGGTTACGATCCCGCCATGGGTGCCCGGCCGCTGCGCCGCACCATCCAGCGCGAGATCGAGGACCAGCTGTCCGAGAAGATCCTGTTCGGCGAGATCCACCCCGGCGACATCGTCGTAGTGGACGTCGAAGGCGAAGGCGACGACGCGAAGTTCACCTTCGCCGGTAACGCCAAGCCGCGCATCCCGGAAATCGCCCCGAGCGTCTAA
- a CDS encoding S9 family peptidase gives MANQNPVIPDEQPLTPFHDLDHFLSIPRVGGLALSPDGTRLVTTVSTLNGKGTEFATALWELDPKGQKHARRITRSAKGEAGAAFAANGDVYFTSARPDPDSPEEDPVSALWLLPADGGEARVVLSRPGGVSRVMTAQNADAAFVAAEVLAGSADEEDDAERRKSRKDKKVSAILHSEYPVRYWDADLGPGQPRIFAVEPGEDQAGGRPGTVDATAPLALRNLTPEAGPRLREADAVVSPDGRTVYTSYTKPLAKADSRSVLVAVDVASGSLKVLLDSEGMSYFPGPVSPDGKTLAVVSESDSTPQRAPEIKLHLLDVSGSAENAAEAAADGAGLQPLAHDWDRWPKPAAWLPDGSALLATADDDGASPVFRISVPAAAAEVGGARVTQDAAAYSDVVVSPEGRYAYALRSSYDFPAEAVRIDLATGETTRLPAPAERPSHAGRLERIAATAPDGSRVPAYLALPEGASADNPAPLLLWIHGGPLGSWNAWTWRWNPWLLTAKGYAVLLPDPALSTGYGQAYIQRGWGAWGKAPFTDLMAVTDAAVDRADIDETRTAAMGGSFGGYMANWVAGNTDRFKAVVTHASLWALDQFGPTTDASQYWLKEMTEEMALENSPHLHVGKISSPMLVIHGDKDYRVPIGEGLRLWYELLSKSKLAADQDGQTAHRFLYFPDENHWILQPQHAKVWHRVVEWFLAKNVLGQDLDLPEELGL, from the coding sequence ATGGCTAATCAGAATCCGGTGATCCCGGACGAGCAACCACTGACCCCCTTCCACGACCTTGACCACTTCCTGTCCATCCCGCGCGTGGGCGGCCTGGCACTGAGCCCCGACGGAACCCGTCTGGTGACCACGGTCAGCACCCTGAACGGCAAGGGCACCGAGTTCGCCACAGCGCTGTGGGAACTGGACCCGAAAGGCCAGAAGCATGCCCGGCGCATCACCCGCAGCGCGAAGGGCGAGGCGGGAGCGGCCTTCGCGGCCAACGGGGACGTCTATTTCACGTCCGCCCGCCCCGATCCGGACAGCCCCGAGGAAGACCCCGTCAGCGCGCTGTGGCTCCTTCCGGCCGACGGTGGCGAGGCCCGCGTGGTCCTCAGCAGGCCGGGCGGCGTCAGCCGGGTGATGACGGCCCAGAATGCGGACGCAGCCTTCGTGGCCGCCGAGGTCCTGGCAGGCTCCGCCGATGAGGAAGACGACGCTGAGCGCCGCAAGTCCCGCAAGGACAAGAAAGTGTCAGCCATCCTGCACAGCGAGTACCCGGTGCGCTACTGGGATGCCGACCTGGGGCCCGGCCAGCCGCGGATCTTCGCCGTGGAACCGGGGGAGGACCAGGCCGGGGGCAGGCCCGGAACCGTGGACGCCACGGCACCGCTGGCCCTTCGCAACCTCACGCCGGAGGCCGGGCCGCGCCTCCGGGAAGCTGACGCGGTGGTCAGCCCCGACGGCCGGACGGTTTATACCAGCTACACCAAGCCGTTGGCCAAGGCGGACAGCCGCTCGGTGCTGGTGGCGGTGGATGTCGCCTCCGGCAGCCTGAAGGTTTTGCTCGACAGCGAAGGCATGAGCTACTTCCCGGGACCGGTCAGCCCGGACGGCAAAACCCTGGCGGTGGTCAGCGAGAGTGATTCCACCCCGCAGCGGGCCCCTGAAATCAAGCTGCACCTGCTCGACGTTTCGGGCAGTGCGGAAAATGCCGCCGAAGCCGCCGCGGACGGGGCGGGCCTGCAGCCGCTCGCCCACGATTGGGACCGCTGGCCCAAGCCTGCCGCCTGGCTGCCGGACGGTTCCGCGCTCCTGGCCACCGCGGACGACGACGGCGCGTCGCCGGTCTTCCGGATCAGCGTCCCGGCTGCTGCGGCTGAAGTGGGCGGGGCCCGGGTGACCCAGGACGCCGCGGCCTACTCCGACGTCGTTGTTTCTCCCGAAGGCCGGTACGCCTACGCCCTGCGGAGCTCCTACGACTTTCCCGCTGAAGCCGTTCGGATCGACCTTGCGACGGGGGAGACCACGCGGCTGCCTGCGCCGGCCGAGCGGCCGTCACACGCGGGCAGGTTGGAGCGGATCGCCGCCACTGCGCCGGATGGTTCGCGGGTCCCCGCCTACCTGGCCCTGCCGGAAGGTGCATCGGCGGACAACCCGGCGCCGCTCCTGCTGTGGATCCACGGCGGGCCCCTGGGCTCTTGGAACGCCTGGACCTGGCGGTGGAACCCCTGGCTCCTGACAGCCAAGGGTTACGCGGTGCTGCTGCCGGACCCGGCACTGTCCACCGGCTACGGCCAGGCGTACATCCAGCGCGGCTGGGGCGCGTGGGGCAAGGCGCCCTTCACGGACCTGATGGCTGTCACGGACGCCGCAGTGGACCGGGCGGACATTGACGAGACGCGGACGGCCGCCATGGGCGGATCGTTCGGCGGCTACATGGCCAACTGGGTCGCAGGAAACACGGACCGGTTCAAAGCGGTGGTCACCCACGCCAGCCTGTGGGCTCTTGACCAGTTCGGTCCCACAACGGACGCCTCGCAGTACTGGCTGAAGGAAATGACCGAGGAAATGGCGCTGGAGAACTCGCCGCACCTGCACGTCGGGAAGATCAGTTCGCCCATGCTGGTGATTCATGGGGACAAGGATTACCGGGTGCCCATCGGTGAGGGCCTGCGGCTCTGGTACGAGCTCCTGTCCAAGTCAAAGCTCGCGGCGGACCAGGACGGCCAGACCGCCCACCGGTTCCTGTACTTCCCGGATGAGAACCACTGGATCCTGCAGCCGCAGCACGCCAAGGTCTGGCACCGCGTAGTCGAGTGGTTCCTTGCGAAGAACGTCCTGGGCCAGGACCTGGACCTGCCGGAAGAACTCGGGCTCTAG